One region of Astyanax mexicanus isolate ESR-SI-001 chromosome 15, AstMex3_surface, whole genome shotgun sequence genomic DNA includes:
- the pelo gene encoding protein pelota homolog gives MKLLHKDIEKDNAGQVTLIPEEAEDMWHTYNLLQVGDSLRASTIRKVQTESSTGSVGSSRVRTTLTVCVETIDFDSQACQLRVKGTNIQENQYVKMGAYHTIELELNRKFTLAKKVWDSVVLDRIEQACDPAQKADVAAVVMQEGLANLVLVTPAMTLLRAKVEVTIPRKRRGSCAQHEKALERFYEAVMQGILRHFNFDVVKCILVGSPGFVKDQFIAYLFKEAVRQDCKVLLENRPKFMLVHSSSGHKYSLKEILSDPAVTSRLSDTKAAGEVKALEDFYKMLQHEPDRAFYGVAHVEKAAEALAIDILLISDKLFRHQDIATRSRYVRLVDNVRDNGGTVRIFSSLHVSGEQLSQLSGVAAILRFPIADLSEAEEDDSSSDEE, from the exons ATGAAGCTCCTCCACAAAGACATAGAGAAGGATAATGCGGG TCAGGTGACACTGATTCCAGAAGAGGCAGAGGATATGTGGCACACTTACAACCTGCTTCAGGTCGGCGACAGTCTGAGAGCCTCCACCATCAG GAAGGTGCAGACAGAATCATCCACAGGCAGCGTGGGAAGCTCACGGGTCCGAACAACGCTGACCGTCTGCGTAGAGACCATCGACTTTGACTCGCAGGCCTGTCAGCTTAGGGTGAAGGGCACCAACATCCAGGAGAACCAGTATGTTAAG ATGGGCGCCTATCACACTATTGAACTGGAACTCAACAGGAAGTTCACTCTTGCCAAAAAAGTCTGGGACAGTGTGGTGTTGGACAGAATTG AGCAGGCGTGTGACCCCGCCCAGAAAGCAGATGTGGCTGCAGTAGTGATGCAGGAGGGCCTGGCCAACCTGGTGCTGGTGACTCCTGCCATGACCCTGCTGAGGGCCAAGGTGGAGGTCACCATTCCCCGCAAAAGAAGAGGCAGCTGTGCTCAACACGAGAAG GCACTGGAGAGGTTCTACGAGGCTGTGATGCAGGGGATTCTCAGACACTTCAACTTTGATG TGGTGAAGTGTATCCTGGTGGGCAGTCCAGGCTTCGTTAAGGACCAGTTCATAGCTTACCTCTTTAAAGAGGCTGTGAGGCAGGACTGCAAAGTGCTGCTGGAGAACAGACCCAAGTTCATGCTAGTGCACTCCTCCTCTGGACACAAGTACTCTCTAAAAG AGATATTGTCTGATCCAGCAGTTACCAGTCGTCTCTCCGACACAAAG GCTGCAGGGGAGGTCAAAGCATTAGAGGATTTTTACAAGATGTTGCAACACGAACCTGATCGAGCTTTCTACGG AGTGGCACATGTGGAAAAGGCTGCTGAAGCTTTAGCCATCGACATTTTGCTGATCAGTGACAAACTGTTCAG ACATCAAGATATAGCCACCCGGAGCCGATATGTCCGGCTTGTGGACAATGTGAGAGACAACGGAGGAACAGTCAG GATATTCTCAAGCTTGCATGTGTCTGGGGAAC AACTCAGTCAGCTTAGCGGCGTGGCAGCAATCTTGCGATTCCCCATTGCAGACCTCTCTGAGGCCGAGGAGGACGACAGCAGTTCAGACGAAGAGTGA